A part of Campylobacter concisus genomic DNA contains:
- a CDS encoding beta-ketoacyl-ACP synthase produces the protein MFKKSLMLLACLMSFGFAANMDANKSDALNLNVVKNIKVAHKMSDLSKSCVECHAKETPGIVADWKNSRHAHVGVSCMDCHSVNADNPMASVKVHPKDSNNHVSMLVSPKTCAKCHENEVEEFVKSGHARGAMQMYANPVIVKLMYHYEGMDHPEYKMAPDATGCSQCHGTVIKLDADHKPTKETWPNYGIGNVYPDGGVGGCKSCHSAHTFSIAEARKPAACASCHLGPDHPDIEIFNNSMHGHIYNSEAHKWNFDAAPDTWDVPDFRAPTCAACHMSGVGETTTTHNVSRRLKWNLWGVSSKLRTAGDEQAAVVYEKTGKLNVGTPLAGHPNGPEAARAEMKLVCKACHTSTHTDNFFIMGDKQVELYNVYNAEATKMLEELKAKNLLLEDAWEDEFQDVYYHMWHHEGRRMRQGALMGGPDYSHWHGVFEVKNDIRKLREIHKQRMELVKLNNSL, from the coding sequence ATGTTTAAAAAGTCGCTAATGTTATTAGCCTGTCTAATGTCTTTTGGCTTTGCCGCAAACATGGATGCAAATAAATCTGACGCTTTAAACCTTAATGTTGTAAAAAACATTAAAGTTGCTCACAAAATGTCAGACTTATCAAAAAGCTGTGTTGAGTGCCACGCTAAAGAGACACCCGGCATAGTTGCCGATTGGAAAAATAGTCGCCACGCTCACGTTGGCGTAAGTTGTATGGATTGCCACTCTGTAAATGCAGATAATCCTATGGCTTCAGTTAAGGTGCATCCAAAAGATTCTAACAACCATGTTTCAATGCTAGTTAGCCCAAAAACTTGTGCTAAGTGTCACGAAAATGAGGTTGAAGAATTTGTTAAGAGTGGTCACGCAAGAGGTGCTATGCAAATGTATGCTAACCCTGTGATAGTAAAACTAATGTATCACTATGAAGGTATGGATCATCCAGAATACAAAATGGCTCCAGACGCTACTGGTTGTTCTCAGTGCCACGGAACCGTCATCAAACTAGACGCTGATCACAAACCTACAAAAGAGACTTGGCCAAACTACGGTATAGGTAATGTTTATCCTGATGGTGGCGTAGGCGGATGTAAATCATGCCACAGCGCACACACATTTAGCATAGCTGAAGCTAGAAAACCAGCTGCTTGTGCATCTTGCCACCTTGGACCTGATCACCCAGATATTGAGATCTTTAACAACTCAATGCACGGACATATCTATAATAGCGAAGCTCACAAATGGAATTTTGATGCTGCTCCTGATACATGGGATGTACCAGACTTTAGAGCTCCAACTTGTGCAGCTTGCCACATGAGTGGTGTTGGTGAAACAACAACAACTCACAACGTTTCAAGAAGACTAAAATGGAACCTATGGGGCGTCAGCAGTAAGCTAAGAACAGCTGGTGATGAACAAGCTGCTGTTGTTTACGAAAAAACTGGCAAACTAAACGTAGGAACACCTCTAGCAGGTCATCCAAATGGACCAGAAGCAGCAAGAGCTGAGATGAAGCTAGTTTGTAAAGCTTGCCATACATCAACTCATACAGATAACTTCTTCATTATGGGTGATAAACAAGTAGAGCTTTATAACGTTTACAATGCTGAAGCAACTAAGATGCTTGAAGAGTTGAAAGCTAAAAACCTACTACTAGAAGATGCTTGGGAAGATGAATTCCAAGATGTCTATTATCATATGTGGCACCATGAAGGTCGTCGTATGAGACAAGGCGCTCTAATGGGTGGTCCTGACTACTCACACTGGCATGGTGTATTCGAAGTTAAAAACGATATAAGAAAACTTCGTGAGATCCACAAACAAAGAATGGAACTGGTAAAGTTAAATAATTCTTTATAA
- a CDS encoding metallophosphatase gives MGLLRIIIGAFIFSFLINFYSYNRFIKKVSFFIPYLAKIRILLYVICILEFIFVLQIRFSFLSIELYLIAGTLIGFSLFLFAVSLFYDILRSFFSKSSFSPTRRKFIKFCFDITFVIFVIACFLKGIFNALTPPKIRQVDIKIKNLQSSLKIAMITDIHIGEFLQKDFMKKLVNDINLANPDIVVIVGDLVDVNAAFIGDFLEPLKSLKSTYGTFYVPGNHEYYHGIDGILEKISSLGIEILGNKNKKIASINLAGVYDLAGIRFKHLEPNLDEALTGCDPSLPTILISHQPKFIKSMQQDVDLVLCGHTHAGQIFPFGLLVLLDQGFLHGLYKINDKMQAYVSSGAGFWGPPVRIFAPSEIAILNLSKE, from the coding sequence TTGGGGCTTTTGAGAATTATTATTGGAGCATTTATATTTAGTTTTCTTATAAATTTTTATTCGTATAATCGTTTCATAAAAAAGGTCTCGTTTTTTATACCATATCTTGCAAAAATTAGAATACTTCTATATGTTATTTGTATTCTTGAGTTTATATTTGTTCTTCAGATCAGGTTTTCATTTTTAAGTATTGAGCTTTATTTGATCGCTGGTACGCTCATAGGCTTTTCGCTATTTTTGTTTGCTGTTAGTCTATTTTATGATATTTTGCGTAGCTTTTTTTCTAAAAGTAGTTTTAGTCCAACAAGACGAAAATTTATAAAATTTTGCTTTGATATTACATTTGTCATTTTTGTAATTGCTTGTTTTTTAAAAGGTATTTTCAATGCTTTAACACCACCAAAGATCAGACAAGTAGATATAAAAATAAAAAATTTACAAAGCAGCTTAAAAATAGCCATGATAACGGACATACATATAGGAGAATTTCTGCAGAAAGACTTTATGAAAAAACTCGTCAATGACATAAATTTGGCAAATCCTGACATCGTAGTGATAGTGGGCGACTTGGTTGATGTAAATGCTGCTTTTATAGGAGATTTTTTAGAGCCATTAAAAAGTCTTAAAAGCACTTATGGGACTTTCTATGTCCCCGGCAATCATGAGTATTATCATGGGATAGATGGTATTTTAGAAAAGATCAGTTCTCTTGGCATAGAAATTTTAGGTAATAAAAACAAAAAAATTGCGAGTATAAATCTAGCTGGCGTTTACGATTTGGCTGGCATTAGGTTTAAACATTTAGAGCCAAATTTAGATGAAGCATTGACAGGATGTGACCCGTCGCTACCTACTATCTTGATCTCCCATCAGCCAAAATTTATAAAATCAATGCAGCAAGACGTTGATCTAGTGCTTTGCGGACATACACACGCTGGTCAAATTTTTCCTTTTGGTCTTTTGGTTTTACTTGACCAGGGATTTTTACATGGACTTTATAAGATTAATGATAAAATGCAAGCTTATGTTAGTAGTGGTGCTGGATTTTGGGGGCCTCCTGTTAGAATTTTTGCTCCAAGTGAGATTGCAATATTAAATTTAAGTAAGGAATAA
- a CDS encoding phosphatidylserine decarboxylase: MNKDNLFSQIFGKVAKINFFKPLQEAINSFYIKLFKIDMSEFKPANEYKNLNELFTRRLIKPRDFDVADEMFISPVDGTCLSFGSTKELKAFSIKGMEYSVSELLGQSELEGEYDFANIYLSPKDYHHYHAPCDIAIKKAIYIPGKLYSVAAKWLAKVDSLYTKNERVALSCEMKNGKKLWLVFVGALNVGKMKFCFDERIQTNAMANFTQIYEYENLHIKKGERLGNFDLGSTIVILSEKDVIEYNLFENKELKFAETIGIIK, translated from the coding sequence ATGAATAAAGACAATCTGTTTTCTCAAATTTTTGGAAAGGTTGCAAAGATTAACTTTTTCAAACCACTTCAAGAAGCCATAAATTCTTTTTACATAAAGCTGTTTAAGATAGACATGAGCGAGTTTAAACCAGCAAATGAATATAAAAATTTAAATGAGCTTTTTACTAGAAGGCTCATAAAACCAAGAGATTTTGATGTAGCAGATGAGATGTTTATAAGCCCAGTTGATGGTACTTGTCTTAGTTTTGGCAGTACAAAGGAACTAAAGGCCTTTAGCATAAAAGGCATGGAGTATAGTGTAAGTGAACTATTGGGGCAGAGTGAGCTTGAGGGCGAATATGACTTTGCAAATATCTATCTTAGCCCAAAAGATTATCATCATTATCATGCGCCTTGCGATATTGCCATTAAAAAAGCCATATATATTCCGGGTAAACTTTATAGCGTGGCTGCAAAATGGCTTGCAAAAGTGGATAGTCTTTATACAAAGAACGAACGCGTCGCACTATCTTGTGAGATGAAAAATGGTAAAAAACTTTGGCTTGTTTTTGTAGGTGCGCTAAATGTCGGAAAGATGAAATTTTGTTTTGATGAGCGTATACAGACAAATGCGATGGCAAATTTTACACAAATTTACGAGTATGAAAATTTACATATCAAAAAGGGCGAGCGTCTTGGGAATTTCGATCTTGGCTCAACTATCGTGATACTTAGTGAAAAAGATGTGATCGAATACAATCTCTTTGAAAATAAAGAGCTTAAATTTGCTGAGACCATTGGAATAATAAAATAA
- the ychF gene encoding redox-regulated ATPase YchF (EngD; translation-associated GTPase; the crystal structure of the Haemophilus influenzae YchF protein showed similarity to the yeast structure (PDB: 1NI3); fluorescence spectroscopy revealed nucleic acid binding; the yeast protein YBR025c interacts with the translation elongation factor eEF1) — protein sequence MGLSVGIVGLPNVGKSTTFNALTKAQNAESANYPFCTIEPNKAIVPVPDKRLNELAKIVSPNKIQYSTIEFVDIAGLVKGASSGEGLGNKFLSNIRETELILHIVRCFEDENITHVEGSVDPVRDIEIIQTELILADIEQLNKKIEKLTREAKANAKGAKEVLEIANLLLAHLNDGKSASSFEQRDSEVFLALNKELRLLSAKEVVYGANVDEEGLSEDNKFVKALKEYAKASDHEVIKLCAKVEEELIGLSDEEAHEFLASLGTSESGLEKIIKTSFAKLNLISYFTAGVVEVRAWTITNGWKAPKAASVIHNDFERGFIRAEVISYEDYIAHSGENGAKEAGKMRLEGKDYIVQDGDVMHFRFNV from the coding sequence ATGGGACTTTCAGTTGGAATAGTAGGCCTACCAAATGTGGGCAAATCAACGACATTTAACGCACTTACAAAGGCGCAAAATGCCGAGAGTGCGAACTATCCGTTTTGCACTATCGAGCCAAACAAAGCCATCGTGCCAGTGCCTGATAAGCGCCTAAATGAGCTTGCAAAGATAGTAAGTCCTAATAAAATTCAATACTCAACCATCGAATTCGTAGATATCGCAGGCCTTGTAAAAGGGGCTAGCTCTGGCGAAGGGCTTGGCAATAAATTTTTATCAAACATCAGAGAAACCGAGCTTATTTTACACATAGTTCGCTGCTTTGAGGATGAGAACATCACTCACGTCGAGGGCAGCGTCGATCCAGTAAGAGACATCGAGATCATCCAAACCGAGCTGATACTAGCTGACATCGAGCAGTTAAACAAAAAGATAGAAAAGCTCACAAGAGAGGCAAAAGCAAATGCAAAAGGCGCTAAAGAGGTGCTTGAGATAGCAAATTTACTTCTAGCTCACCTAAATGATGGCAAAAGCGCAAGCAGCTTTGAGCAAAGAGATAGCGAGGTGTTTTTGGCACTCAACAAAGAGCTAAGACTACTAAGCGCAAAAGAGGTAGTTTATGGCGCAAATGTCGATGAAGAGGGACTTAGCGAAGATAATAAATTTGTAAAAGCGTTAAAAGAGTACGCAAAAGCCTCAGATCACGAGGTGATCAAGCTTTGCGCCAAAGTAGAAGAGGAGCTAATCGGACTAAGCGACGAAGAGGCACACGAGTTTTTAGCCTCTCTTGGCACGAGCGAAAGCGGACTTGAAAAGATCATCAAAACGTCTTTTGCAAAGCTAAATTTGATAAGCTATTTCACCGCTGGCGTCGTGGAAGTAAGGGCTTGGACGATCACAAATGGCTGGAAAGCGCCAAAAGCAGCAAGCGTCATCCACAACGACTTTGAGAGGGGTTTTATCAGAGCTGAAGTGATAAGCTACGAGGACTACATTGCACATAGCGGCGAAAACGGAGCTAAAGAGGCTGGCAAGATGAGACTTGAGGGCAAAGACTACATCGTACAAGATGGCGACGTGATGCACTTTAGGTTTAATGTCTAA
- a CDS encoding leucyl aminopeptidase, with translation MQFQIVDKKLKDIKADIELIFIVDKDLKHKFISDKEAIKFNNYKGDSVLILSEAKRAYVPLSKFDLDELRVAAAKAYNALKSLNIKSIKLASYVAECQKLSFEALAEGFLLGSYEFNKYKEKKEKYTLKEIIFSTEEFSGKKVDLKAANEGFKEAEIIASATNFAKDIVNEIPEIYTPQKMAEDAQNLAKNIASIKCEVYDEKFLAKENMNAFLAVNRASVHKPRLIHLTYKPKKSKKRIIFVGKGLTYDSGGLSLKPADYMLTMKSDKSGAAAALGIIKGAAELNLPFEIHAILGATENMIGGNAYKPDDVLISRSGVSIEVRNTDAEGRLVLADCLSYAQDFKPDILIDMATLTGACVVGLGEYTTGIMGNSESLKSEFKNKIKDSGELATTLDFNPYLSELIKSQIADVSNCASSRYGGAITAGMFLAKFIKDEYKDKWLHLDIAGPAYREKAWGYNQTGASGAGVRMNLYFLQALSKEN, from the coding sequence ATGCAGTTTCAAATAGTTGATAAAAAATTAAAAGATATAAAAGCTGACATTGAACTAATTTTCATAGTGGATAAGGACTTAAAACATAAATTTATAAGCGATAAAGAGGCTATTAAATTTAACAATTACAAAGGCGATAGTGTCCTCATCCTAAGCGAGGCAAAAAGGGCTTACGTGCCACTTTCCAAGTTTGATCTTGACGAGCTTAGAGTTGCAGCCGCTAAAGCTTATAACGCACTAAAATCGCTAAACATTAAGAGTATAAAGCTAGCTTCTTACGTAGCGGAGTGTCAAAAACTAAGTTTTGAAGCACTTGCTGAGGGTTTTTTGCTAGGAAGCTATGAATTTAATAAATATAAAGAGAAAAAAGAGAAATACACCCTTAAAGAGATCATCTTTTCTACTGAAGAATTTTCTGGCAAAAAGGTCGATCTAAAGGCTGCAAATGAGGGCTTTAAAGAGGCAGAGATAATAGCAAGTGCTACAAATTTCGCAAAAGATATCGTAAATGAAATCCCAGAAATTTACACACCACAAAAGATGGCCGAGGATGCGCAAAATTTAGCTAAAAATATCGCCAGCATAAAGTGCGAGGTCTATGACGAGAAATTTCTAGCAAAAGAGAACATGAACGCATTTTTGGCGGTAAATCGCGCAAGTGTGCATAAGCCAAGGCTCATCCACCTAACCTATAAGCCTAAAAAGTCTAAAAAACGCATCATCTTTGTTGGCAAAGGCCTAACATACGATAGCGGCGGACTTAGCTTAAAGCCAGCTGACTATATGCTTACTATGAAGTCAGACAAAAGCGGCGCAGCAGCAGCTCTTGGCATTATTAAAGGTGCAGCAGAGCTAAATTTACCATTTGAAATTCACGCCATTTTAGGTGCCACTGAAAATATGATCGGTGGTAACGCCTACAAACCTGATGACGTGCTTATTTCAAGAAGTGGCGTTAGCATAGAGGTTAGAAACACCGACGCAGAGGGACGTTTGGTCTTGGCTGACTGCCTAAGCTACGCGCAGGACTTTAAGCCAGACATCCTAATCGACATGGCAACCTTAACTGGCGCTTGCGTCGTGGGGCTTGGCGAATACACAACAGGCATCATGGGCAACAGCGAGAGCCTAAAAAGCGAGTTTAAAAACAAGATAAAAGATAGCGGCGAGCTAGCGACTACGCTTGATTTTAACCCTTATCTTAGCGAGCTTATCAAAAGCCAGATCGCAGACGTTAGCAACTGCGCCTCAAGCAGATATGGCGGCGCGATCACAGCTGGCATGTTTTTAGCCAAATTTATCAAAGATGAATATAAAGATAAGTGGCTACACCTTGATATCGCAGGCCCAGCATACCGCGAAAAGGCTTGGGGATACAATCAAACAGGTGCGAGCGGGGCTGGCGTGAGGATGAATTTATACTTTTTACAAGCACTTAGCAAGGAGAATTGA
- a CDS encoding adenine phosphoribosyltransferase, whose protein sequence is MKILDQNGREFLLNSIRCINDFPKPGIVFRDITTLLNNKEAFNFLIDHLVARYEGANIDYIAGIESRGFIFGAALAARLRLPFVPIRKPKKLPFITLSQKYSLEYGVDEVQIHIDAFGEKAGARVLLMDDLIATGGTAKASVELINQTNATCVEACFLIDLVDLKGSERLKSLTKIYSVLEV, encoded by the coding sequence ATGAAAATTTTAGATCAAAATGGAAGAGAATTTTTACTAAACTCTATTCGCTGCATAAACGACTTTCCAAAGCCTGGCATAGTCTTTCGCGACATCACGACACTACTAAACAACAAAGAAGCATTTAACTTTTTGATAGATCATTTAGTGGCGAGATATGAGGGTGCAAATATCGACTACATCGCTGGTATTGAGTCTCGCGGCTTCATCTTTGGCGCGGCACTTGCAGCAAGGCTAAGGCTGCCTTTTGTACCTATTCGTAAGCCAAAAAAACTGCCTTTTATCACGCTTTCTCAAAAATATAGCCTAGAATATGGCGTCGATGAAGTGCAAATTCACATCGATGCTTTTGGAGAAAAAGCAGGTGCTAGAGTACTTTTAATGGACGATCTCATAGCCACTGGAGGCACTGCAAAGGCCTCAGTTGAGCTTATCAATCAAACTAACGCAACCTGCGTAGAGGCGTGCTTTCTCATAGATCTAGTCGATCTAAAAGGTAGCGAAAGGCTAAAGTCGCTTACTAAAATTTACAGCGTTTTAGAGGTTTAG
- a CDS encoding ribose-5-phosphate isomerase, producing the protein MKIDKVFLASDHAGFELKNELKEAIKGLGYEVVDLGTNDKNSVDYPDYAHLLASKLEPNCYGVLVCGTGIGISIAANRHENVRCALCHDEFTARLAREHNDANVIAFGARVIGAGVAISAVEAFLKTEFAGGRHKRRVKKIELEAGK; encoded by the coding sequence ATGAAGATAGACAAAGTTTTCTTAGCTAGCGATCACGCTGGTTTTGAGCTAAAAAACGAGCTTAAAGAGGCTATTAAAGGGCTTGGATACGAAGTAGTTGATCTTGGCACAAACGATAAAAATAGCGTTGATTACCCTGATTATGCGCATTTGCTAGCAAGCAAACTTGAGCCTAACTGCTACGGCGTGCTAGTTTGTGGCACAGGCATAGGTATATCAATAGCTGCAAACAGGCATGAAAACGTAAGGTGTGCCCTTTGCCACGACGAATTTACCGCTAGACTTGCAAGAGAGCACAACGACGCAAACGTGATCGCTTTTGGTGCAAGGGTTATCGGCGCAGGTGTGGCTATATCGGCAGTAGAAGCCTTTTTAAAGACTGAGTTTGCAGGCGGCAGACACAAAAGAAGAGTCAAAAAAATAGAGCTTGAGGCAGGCAAATGA
- a CDS encoding peptidase M50 has product MDFTNFDPIKVATIVISLIIAIVGHEIAHGYVAYKFGDNTAKSLGRLSINPIKHIDLVGTIIVPLVLYLSTGMMFGWAKPVPVNTYTVVRNGGYKAAIYVSLAGICYNIILGILSLFVLKALLNIETFEILLQFLFTLALLNLMLAIFNLYPIPPLDGFHALEYALRNFGFHALAEKLEGISRYGFVILIIILVSPLKDTIFYPTRYVLDIASAFING; this is encoded by the coding sequence ATGGACTTCACTAATTTTGATCCCATAAAAGTCGCCACTATCGTCATCTCTTTAATAATCGCCATCGTAGGCCACGAGATCGCTCACGGATATGTCGCTTATAAATTTGGCGACAACACCGCAAAAAGCCTTGGCAGACTTAGCATAAATCCAATAAAACACATCGATCTTGTTGGCACTATCATCGTGCCACTGGTGCTTTATCTAAGCACTGGCATGATGTTTGGCTGGGCAAAGCCAGTGCCTGTAAATACCTACACAGTCGTGCGAAATGGCGGATACAAGGCAGCTATCTACGTAAGTCTAGCTGGTATTTGCTACAACATCATCCTAGGTATCTTGTCGCTTTTTGTGTTAAAGGCTCTGCTAAACATAGAAACCTTTGAAATTTTACTTCAGTTTTTATTTACGCTTGCGCTTTTAAATTTGATGTTAGCCATCTTTAACCTCTATCCGATCCCGCCACTTGACGGCTTTCACGCGCTCGAGTATGCGCTTAGAAATTTTGGCTTTCACGCACTGGCAGAAAAGCTTGAGGGCATCTCGCGATATGGCTTTGTCATCCTTATCATCATCCTCGTCTCGCCTTTAAAAGATACTATCTTTTATCCGACAAGATACGTTTTAGATATCGCAAGCGCCTTTATAAATGGCTAA